TGTACTGGTCGGGAATGGCCCTCAACGACTGGGCCGACCGCGAGCTGGACGCCGTCGAACGCCCGGAGCGCCCCATCCCCTCCGGCCGGATCTCCCCGAACGGCGCACTCGCCGTCGCAGGGGGACTGGCAGGCGTCGGGATCGGTCTGTCCGCATTGGCCGGTGGCCGCGACAGCGCGCGCATCGCCGTCGCCCTGTCCGCCGCGATCGCCTCCTACGACACCCTGCTCAAGCCCACGGCCGCAGGCCCGGTGGGCATGGCGGTGTGCCGAGGGCTGGACGTGCTGCTCGGCGCCGCGCCCGGCAAACTCCGGCAGGCGCTGCCTGCAGCAAGTGCGGTGGCCTGCCACACGGTCGGCATCACCGCGCTGTCCCGAGGCGAGGTGCACGGCGGTTCGACCGCCACCGCACAGGCCGCGCTGGCCGCGAGCAGCGTCGCCGCGTCGGCGACGGTGCTCGGACCGGCGCGCTCGCCCTTGCATCGACTGCTGGGTGCCGCTGCGGGAGTCGGCTACGGCAGGCTCGTCGGTCGGGCCCAGCTGGCCGCGGCCAAGGCGCCCTCCGCCGAGAAGGTCCGGGCCGCGACCGTGGCGGGAATCCACGGCACAGTCCCGCTGCAAGCCGGGATCGCCGCCCGACGCGGCGCGGTCAAGGCCGCAGCACTGTTGGTCGGCGTGCTGCCGGCCGCGCGCGCCTTGGCGCGTCGGGTGAGCCCGACATGAGCGCGCCAACCGACGCCACCACCGCCGAGTTCGCGCTCGGCTACGGCACCAACGGCTTCGCCAATCACCGGCTGGACGAGGCGCTGGCCGTGATCGCCGATCTCGGCTACACCGGCGTCGCACTCACCCTCGACCACGCCCACCTCGACCCCTTCGCCACCGACGTCCGGGCGCAGACCGACCGGGTGGCCGCGCGGCTGGCCGAACTCGGCCTGCGGGTGGTCGTCGAGACCGGCGCCCGATACCTGCTCGACCCGTGGCGCAAACACCACCCGACGCTGGTCTGCGACACGCAGCAACCCAGGATCGATTTCCTGGTCAGGGCCTTGCAAATCGCCGCCGACCTCGACGCGGACTGCGTCTCCTGGTGGTCGGGCGTCGACCACGACGACAGCGGACCCGAGGTGACCTGGGCTCGACTGCGTTCGGGACTGGAACCGGTGCTTGCCGAGGCCGACCGCCTCGGGGTGCCACTGGGGCTGGAACCCGAGCCCGGACACGTCATCGAACGGCTCGACCAGGCATTGGAACTACGTGCCCAGCTCGGCGAACCGGAGTTGCTACGGCTGACCCTGGACGTCGGCCACTGTGTCGCCGTCGAACCGGTCGACGCGGCCGAGTGCATCCGTCGGGCGGGCGGGTTGCTGGTCAACGTGCAGCTCGACGACATGCTCCCCGGCGTGCACGAACACCTGGAGTTCGGCGAGGGCGACCTCGACCTGCCCGCAACACTGGCCGCGCTGCACGGGATCGGGTATCGCGGGCTGGCTGCCGTCGAGCTGCCCCGGCACAGCCACGCGGCGCCCACCGTGGCGCGTCGCTCGCTGGCGGCCCTGCGGGCGGCGCTGCCCGCCGACCGACAGCAGGCGACCACGGCGTCGGCGGACAACGCGGTCCGCCAGACTGTGCACCCTCGAAACTCGGGAGGCAGCAGGTGAACGAGCCGAAGACACCCAGCCCGAGGCAGTGGGAGGACGAGGCCGCCCAGCGGATCTCGGACGACCCCACCGCCATTCGAACCCTGTTCCCGGCCGTCGGCCGCAAGGTCGGTCGGGCACCGTTGGACCCGGACAACGACCCGCAGGGCCTAATACTGGGCACCGAGGACGACCGGGTACGGGTCATGCTGCTCGGGGTGTTCGCCTCGGTCTGCCTGCCTGCGCGGATCGCCGCCGAGATCGCCGATCTCTACCGCTACGGCGACGACGCGGAGCGACGCGGCGTGCTGCGCGGCCTGGACGTCGTCACCGCGACGCAGGAACCGGGCGCGGAGGCGGAGCGACTCGTCGACGCAGCCCTGACCCTGGTGCGGGACGCGTTGCGCGCCAACGACGTCCGCCTGGTCGCCGCCGCGATGGGCCCGTTCGCCGCGCACAACCTCGAAGCACACGGCTGGCGTCACGGCGTGCTGAAGTGCCTGTTCACCGGGGTTCCCCTGGCTGCGGTGGTCGATCTGGACGAACGGGTCGACGACGAGTTGCTGCGCATGATCGAGGACTACGCGACCGAGCGTCGGGCCGCGGGCCGCGAGGTTCCCCCCGACGCGCTGGCGCTGTTGGACCGACATGCGGGCGAGGGCTCGCAGCAGTCGGCGCAGGCCACATCAGAACAAGCGGCGCAGGACCAGGGGAGGCAGCACTGATGCGCATCTTCGACCCGCACATCCACATGACCTCGCGCACCACCGACGACTACGAGGCGATGTACGCCGTCGGAGTCCGCGCACTGGTCGAACCCGCATTCTGGTTGGGCCAGCCCAGGACCAGCGTCGCCTCGTTCACCGACTACTTCGACGCACTGATCGGCTGGGAGCGGTTCCGCGCCGCGCAGTTCGGCATCCGGCACCACTGCACCATCGCGCTCAACCCGAAGGAGGCCAACGATCCCCGGTGCGTCGAGGTGCTCGACGTGTTGCCGAGGTACCTGGCCAAGGACGGCGTGGTCGCGGTCGGCGAGGTCGGCTACGACTCGATGACCCCCGAGGAGGACCGGGTATTCGCCCGCCAGCTGGAGCTGGCCAAGGAACACGAACTCCCGGTGATGGTGCACACCCCGCACCGGGACAAGCTGATGGGCACCAAGCGGACCCTGGACGTCGTCGCCGAGTCCGGCGTGCCGAGCGAACACGTGCTGGTGGACCACCTGAACGAGGTCACCATCCGCCAGGTCGCCGATGCAGGCTGCTGGATGGGCTTCTCGATCTACCCGGACACCAAGATGGACGAACGGCGCATGGTGGCGCTGCTTCAGGAGTACGGCACCGAGCGCGTGCTGGTGAACTCGGCGGCCGACTGGGGCCGCTCAGACCCGCTCAAGACGTACAAGACCGGCTTGGCGATGTTGGAAGCGGGCTTCACACAGGGGCAGGTCGACACCGTCCTGTGGGACAACCCGGTGGAGTTCTACGGCCAGAGCGGTCGCCTGGAACTGGCCGAACTCCCCGGCTTCGGCACCGAGGCCAATCCCGCCGCGGGCACCTTCGAGGGCAACTCGGTGCTGCGCGGCGCTCGACCCGACCCGGCGGCCGAGCCGGGAGCCGCCGGATGACGATCTCCTACTGCACCAACGTGCACCCGGCGGAGGACCTGCCCGGCATCCTGGCCCAACTCGATCGATTCGCCGAGCCGGTGCGCCGCACCATGCAGGCCGATCGGCTCGGCGTCGGCCTATGGTTGGCCGCCGACGTCGCGGCCGGACTCGCCGAGGACGCGAGCGCCCGTGCCAAACTCGCCGCCGAGCTGCGCGCCAGGCAGCTGGAGGTGCACACCCTCAACGCCTTCCCGTATGGCGGTTTCCATCAGGAGGTCGTCAAACACGCCGTCTACCGGCCACGGTGGACGGAGCGATCCCGGCTCGACTACACGCTGGACTGCGCAACGGTGCTGGCCGACCTGCTGCCGGAACAGGCCGACCACGGCAGCATCTCCACGCTGCCGCTGGGCTGGCGCGAACCGTGGAGCGTCGCGGACGAGATGTTGGCACAGGCCGCCTTCGAGCAGCTCACGGCGCGGCTGCGCGAACTCCATCACTCGCTCGGCAAGCCGATCAGGCTCGCCGTCGAACCGGAACCGGGCTGTGTGCTGGACACGGTGGCCGACGCCGTCTCCTGGTTGTCCGGCCGCGTCGACCCGGCCTACATCGGACTCTGCCTGGACACCTGCCACCTCGCGGTGTCCTTCGCCGATCCCGCCGAGACCGTCGCGTCGATCAACGCCGCCGGACTGGAGGTGGTGAAGGTGCAGGCCTCCGCCGCCGTGCAGGTCGACCGCCCACAGAGCCGATCCGCCGAGACCGCGCTGGCCCACTTCGACGAGTCGCGCTACCTGCACCAGGTACGGGAACTGACCGCCGACGGCGAGGTCCTCGCGGCCGACGACCTGCCGCAGGCGGCGACCGAACTGCCCGGCGAGGGTCCGTGGCGGGTGCATTTCCACGTTCCGCTGCACGCCCAACCCGCCGCTCCGCTGCGCTCGACGACCTGGGTGCTGCGGGATGCGGTCACGGCGTTGCGGACCAAGCAGCAATTCCGCCCGCACATCGAGGTCGAGACCTACACCTGGAATGTGCTGCCCAGAGCCGCCGACTGGCAGGACGCGACCGAACGGGCGGAGCCCACGGCGGCCACCCCGCGTTCGGACGCCGAACTCGTGGCGGGCATCGCGGCCGAGCTGAACTGGGCGACGCACAACCTGATGGCCGATGTGGAGGAGGTTCGAGGATGAAACCGCTGGTACTGCTCGACGTGGTCGGGATGACTCCGAGACTGCTCGAACACATGCCCAACCTGAGCGCCCTCGGTGCCCAGGGTTGGCAGGCCGAGCTCGGCACCGTGCTGCCCGCCGTCACCTGTAGCGCCCAGTCGACCTTCCTCACCGGCCTGATGCCCAACCAGCACGGCATCGTCGGCAACGGCTGGTACTTCCGGGACCTCGGCGAGGTCCACCTGTGGCGGCAGCACAACCGCCTGGTGCAGGGCGAGAAGGTGTGGGAGACCGCGCGCGCGGCGCACCCGGGCTACCGGGCCGCGAACATCTGCTGGTGGTACGCGATGGGCGCCTCCACCGACATGCTGGTCACGCCCCGGCCGATCTACCACGCCGATGGCCGGAAATCGCCGGACTGCTACACGCGGCCGGTGGCACTGCACGACGAGCTGACCACCGAACTCGGGTCCTTCCCCCTGTTCCAGTATTGGGGCCCGACGGCCTCGATCGCCTCCAGCCGCTGGATCGCGCAGGCCGCAACGCGCGTGTTGGAACGGCATCGCCCCGAGATGCTGCTGGTCTACCTGCCGCACCTGGACTACGACCTCCAGCGCTACGGACCGGACGCCCCGCAGGCCGTGGCCGCCGCGCGGGCGGTGGACGCCGAGCTGGCGCCGCTGCTCGCGGAGGCCCGCAGGCAGCAGGCCTCCGTGGTGGCGTTGAGCGAATACGGCATCACCGAGGCGAATCAGCCGGTGGACATCAACCGGGCGCTGCGCCGCGAGGGTCTGCTGGAGGTCTACCGGCAGGCTGGCATGGAGTACCTCGACCCGTGGGCGTCCCGGGCGTTCGCCGTCGCCGACCACCAGGTGGCGCACGTCTACGTCGACGACCCCGCCGATCTGCCGAGGGTCCGCGACATCGTCGCAGGCCTGCCCGGTGTCGACGAGGTGCTCGACCGCGAACAGCAGGCCAGGTACGGCATCGACCACGAGCGGGCCGGGGAACTGGTCGCGGTGGCCGAACCCCGCGCCTGGTTCACCTACTACTACTGGCTCGACGACGCGGACGCCCCGGACTTCGCCAAGGGCGTGGAGATCCACCGCAAGCCGGGATACGACCCGGCCGAGCTCTTCCTCGACCCCAAGGATCCGCTGGTCAAGGCCAAGGCGGCGAGCAACCTGGTGCGTAAGAAGGTCGGGTTGCGTTATGCGATGAACGTCGTCCCCCTCGATCCGGCACCGGTTCGCGGCTCGCACGGCAGGCTGCCGGACTCCCCGGCCGACGGCCCGGTCCTGCTGTGTTCGGACTCGTTCGTCCCGGCGGGCGTCGAGAAGAACGGCAAGCTGGCCGCGACCGAGGTTCGCGACCTGTTGCTGCAGTTGCAAGGACTCGAACCGAAGGCGGGCTGACCATTCGTCGACCGTCGGAAGATCGACCATGAAGGCGGGTGACCACAGGCCACGCGGCAGGCAGACTCGACACCGTTGGATCTCTTTCGGTGTGTCGAGATGTCCTTGCAGCAGAAGAAGAACGGGAGGATGCGATGCGCACAGCGCTTCGATCCGTGCTTGCCGCCGCCCTGTGGCTGTTGTTCATGTCGATTCCGGCGACGGCCGCCTCGGTTGTCGATGCGGTGCCCGACCCATCGCGGCAGGTCATGGCCGAGGCCGTGACCACCGCACACCTGGCGGCGACGGGGGAGACCGCGCCGGAGAGCGAGACCTCGTCCGGCGAGGGCACCGGCGGCGAGGGCTCGTCGATCTTCAGCGGCGAGTCCGGACGGCAGGTCCTCGCGCTGCTCGTCGCGGGTGCCCTGTTCGCCCTGGTCTTCTACGGCCGTCGATTCCGGAAGAAGAGGCAAGGCTGACCCACGACCCACGGGTCGACCCAGCGCGCATCGCGCCGCACACCACAGCCGACACATCCGACACCTGGTGACGACACACCGAAGGGATTCCGCGATGACCCGACCCATCACGCTGTTCACCGGCCAGTGGGCCGATCTCCCGTTCGAGGAGGTCTGCAGGCTCGCCTCCGAATGGGGCTACGACGGTTTGGAGATCGCCTGCTCCGGCGATCACTTCGAGGTGGACCGTGCACTCGCCGAGGACGGCTATG
This Actinoalloteichus hymeniacidonis DNA region includes the following protein-coding sequences:
- a CDS encoding TatD family hydrolase, with translation MRIFDPHIHMTSRTTDDYEAMYAVGVRALVEPAFWLGQPRTSVASFTDYFDALIGWERFRAAQFGIRHHCTIALNPKEANDPRCVEVLDVLPRYLAKDGVVAVGEVGYDSMTPEEDRVFARQLELAKEHELPVMVHTPHRDKLMGTKRTLDVVAESGVPSEHVLVDHLNEVTIRQVADAGCWMGFSIYPDTKMDERRMVALLQEYGTERVLVNSAADWGRSDPLKTYKTGLAMLEAGFTQGQVDTVLWDNPVEFYGQSGRLELAELPGFGTEANPAAGTFEGNSVLRGARPDPAAEPGAAG
- a CDS encoding SCO3242 family prenyltransferase produces the protein MTASERAKTLIELVRAPAGLSVLGDSIAGAAASGTPLQGRRLLLPLASVALYWSGMALNDWADRELDAVERPERPIPSGRISPNGALAVAGGLAGVGIGLSALAGGRDSARIAVALSAAIASYDTLLKPTAAGPVGMAVCRGLDVLLGAAPGKLRQALPAASAVACHTVGITALSRGEVHGGSTATAQAALAASSVAASATVLGPARSPLHRLLGAAAGVGYGRLVGRAQLAAAKAPSAEKVRAATVAGIHGTVPLQAGIAARRGAVKAAALLVGVLPAARALARRVSPT
- the eboE gene encoding metabolite traffic protein EboE — translated: MTISYCTNVHPAEDLPGILAQLDRFAEPVRRTMQADRLGVGLWLAADVAAGLAEDASARAKLAAELRARQLEVHTLNAFPYGGFHQEVVKHAVYRPRWTERSRLDYTLDCATVLADLLPEQADHGSISTLPLGWREPWSVADEMLAQAAFEQLTARLRELHHSLGKPIRLAVEPEPGCVLDTVADAVSWLSGRVDPAYIGLCLDTCHLAVSFADPAETVASINAAGLEVVKVQASAAVQVDRPQSRSAETALAHFDESRYLHQVRELTADGEVLAADDLPQAATELPGEGPWRVHFHVPLHAQPAAPLRSTTWVLRDAVTALRTKQQFRPHIEVETYTWNVLPRAADWQDATERAEPTAATPRSDAELVAGIAAELNWATHNLMADVEEVRG
- a CDS encoding alkaline phosphatase family protein, with the protein product MKPLVLLDVVGMTPRLLEHMPNLSALGAQGWQAELGTVLPAVTCSAQSTFLTGLMPNQHGIVGNGWYFRDLGEVHLWRQHNRLVQGEKVWETARAAHPGYRAANICWWYAMGASTDMLVTPRPIYHADGRKSPDCYTRPVALHDELTTELGSFPLFQYWGPTASIASSRWIAQAATRVLERHRPEMLLVYLPHLDYDLQRYGPDAPQAVAAARAVDAELAPLLAEARRQQASVVALSEYGITEANQPVDINRALRREGLLEVYRQAGMEYLDPWASRAFAVADHQVAHVYVDDPADLPRVRDIVAGLPGVDEVLDREQQARYGIDHERAGELVAVAEPRAWFTYYYWLDDADAPDFAKGVEIHRKPGYDPAELFLDPKDPLVKAKAASNLVRKKVGLRYAMNVVPLDPAPVRGSHGRLPDSPADGPVLLCSDSFVPAGVEKNGKLAATEVRDLLLQLQGLEPKAG